The Oncorhynchus clarkii lewisi isolate Uvic-CL-2024 chromosome 12, UVic_Ocla_1.0, whole genome shotgun sequence genome segment aactggctctcacgaggaccaaCACTTTGGTCCTCTCACGAGGACCAACACTTTGGTCCTCTCATGAGGACCAAAGGAAAACCCCCTCTAAGTtctttagagttaccagcctcagaaatggcagcccaaataaatacttcacagagttcaagaaacatacacatctcaacatcaactgttcagaagagacagcatgaatcagtccttcatggtcgaattgctgcaaagatacactactaaaggacaccaataagaagagatttgctttggccaaaaaacacaagcaatagacattagaccggtggaaatctgtcctttggtttgatgagttaaaagttgagatttttggttccaactgctgtgtctttgtgagatggtgaacggatgatctctgcgtatgtggttcccaccgtgaagtacGGAgaaggtgtgatgatgtgggggtgttttgctggtgacactgtctgtgatttatttaaaattcaaggcacacttaaccagcatggctaccacaggattctgcagcgatacgccatcccatctggtttacaccccgctggactatcatttgtttttcaacaggacgatgacccaacacacctccaggctgcatcagatgacctggcctccacaaacacccaacctcaacccaattgagatggtttgggatgaattagaccacagagtaaaggaaaagcagccaagaagtgctcagcatatgtgggaactccttcaagaccgttggaaaagcattccaggtgaagctggttgagagaatatcaagagtgtgcaaagctgtcatcaaggcaaagggtggctactttgaagaatctgaaatataaactatattttgatttgtttaacactttttttagttactacatgattccaaatgtgttatttcatagttttgatgtcttcactattattctaaaatgtagaaaattgtaaaaataaagaaaagcccttgaatgtgtaggtgtgtccaaacgttttacTGGTGCTGTACATTCCTCATATGTAGACAGAGCATACATATCACCAGTAACGTTTCTCTCCCCACAAACCCAATACACATTTACCAGACGGGGAAGTCACCTAGTTTCCCTGTTCCATTTCAGTTGGACTATTGATGGTTCGTAAACAATTGAGAATGTGACCGTAGGGTTGCTGAGtagagtaaatcaaatcaaattgtaggaCTATAAAGGATGTTGCTCTCAAGTTGTAAGTGTTCAACAAGGATTCAACTGGAGGAGCGTGGAAGGGCGACAGTCTGGAATCCATCCCAGCGACCCACACAAACAGCCATTGGAGCTTTAGTAAAAGACCAAAAACAATACCATTCTGACTTGGCTCATGGTATTTGACTACTGGCACTTCCTGAGCAAGAGCTTCCTAAACCAGCACGACATATTTCCTGTAGCGTCAGAACGCTCGTTACTGATTGGCCAGTTAGATGAAGTTCATGGTCAGGTCACTTGGTGCTGGTGAGGTGGAGCAGTAGGGCGTTCGGCACTTCCATGGTCTCATCCTTCACCAGCACGATGTCATAAGCATTCAGGTAGGacgtcttcctctcctccacctgagAAAGATCATGCAGAGAGGGAACGGTTAACAAGGGGTCAATGTCCAACGACATTTAAACAGTGCTTGAACAAGCTGACTGTGCATTAAAACAAGTCAATTGCCTTAAAATACAACTTCGGAGTAAAAACAGTAGGTAAAAACATGACTTCTTGCATGGTTGAGGGTTTattagggtgggagagagagatcttTGGTGTACGTGTAGCCAGTACTACCCTACCTTGTCGTTGAGGAAGCCAATCTTGAGGATGTTCTCCATGCTGTGCACCCCATCAGCCATGGTCAGGTCCCCCAGAGAGTCTCCCACCAGCAGGACGTTGTGGCGTGACTTGAGCTCCTGGAAGTGGCCCGTGTTCAGCAGAGCTCCCTCCCTCTTGTTATAGATGTGGATCAGCTCCCCTTTGAAAGCCTTCAGCACTCCCTGAGAATGAGGGACACCAATGGGTTGAATCCTCATTCCAACCACTAACCTTTTGCCCAGTCTTTGCGTCGTCACCAGCATAGGAAAAGCGCATTTAATGCAATGAAACTAAGTGTTTTCATGACAACCCCCTCTCCCTACTCAACTCCATAGAGGCTACATGTATTGTATATTCTGTGGTTTGTGTGTCAGCGATAGCCTACTCACAGTCTCATCAAAGTCCATGTAGTTGGAGAAGACCTTGACGTTGGGGTGAAAGACCCCGGCCTGGCGGATCACCTCCTCCAGCACGTCTCCTAGCCCAGCAGAGAAGATGAGCAGAGGGATGCTGTGCTCCTGCAGGTGGTCAAAGAACAGCTGGTAGCCCTCCCTGGGGGGACAGCAGCATAGATAGCGCTGTAATCACTACCATTATAGTCATCATCCTGGTCGGCATTAACATTATTGACTTGATATGGCTTCATAATTTGGTACCATCTATGCTATCGATGCCTTTACACTACTAAACAGCCATAATTGTGGTTTGGCAACAGTAGCAGGGTCTTCTCACCTGAGCATAACATCGGACTCCTTCACCATATCCTTCAGCAGGTCTTTCCTGATGCGCTGTTGCACCAGAAGAGTATGGGCTTTAGTCCACCTATGGGATGCATGAAACAAGGGGATTGGTAAACCCCATCAGTCCCGAGACCCCAGCAAAAATCGCCTTTTCAGTTATCTGACTTTCATTTTTCTGCATGTCCAGCGCTTATATTTAGCATCACAATGAAGTGTTTTACCattttattttcaggacaaccagggctacaagtagaacacagaacaatttgacataaacagtggcattcatgagttttattgacaaatgtCAATAAGAAAAGAAAGCCTGCTGAAGCAAAAAACTCATAAAAATGAATTGATATGAATGCTGTAGAGAAATTGTTTACTCAGTGGcaaatgaatatccaactagtcaatGTCAACTGTTTGGAGTTGTGAGCTACgtgagcttattacagtattatagacactttGTCCAAGAATTTCCTACGatattctatgtagaagaaccccttacattCTAACGACTCTTCTGTAGCTTGTAAGCGTCATAGAGCAAAGCGTGTGagttcgtgagagtctcagcttttcatcGATAGCTTTTCACACAGACTAATGTTTGGACGCAGAAGACTAAGACGAATCCGATGGTACAACCCATAAGTCTGTAGCTTAAACATACAATGTTTAAAACGGGTTAGaagtttttaaaaatgtgtcagtATAACAGTGGGACTCATTGGTTAAATGAGACTGCAGGGAGGCGCCTATGTTTGATGTAGAACAGAGGGTATTGGTCAGTTTGACAGCAAAGTGATGTGTTACTGGTcgagaagggcagtgattggctcAGAGAGCTGTGACTCACCACTCCACCATGAGTGGTAGCTTCTCCTCCGCTGTCCGTTTGGAATCGATCTCTATGGGGTAATATGTGTTGAGCAGGTCCTTCAGCTGAACCGAGGGAGAATGGACAACACTCAGAAAGGATAAACGGGCTAGTACGCATCTAGAAAAGACAGTTATTTTCCACTTATTTAAGCAGTGAATCTTGTGTCATCGTTTTTCTAATCTACACAACTTTATCTGCCAAATCACAGGAAGTTCTGTCATGTGCTCTAGTTGTTCTTCTGATTAAATATACCTGTGCTTTGCACTCCTCACTGATGAGCTTGCTGTTGTCCAGGATATCTATACAAATAATACAGATGCGATCATCATCATTCTCATGGGCTTGTCGAAAAAAACACCAGTGACAAGATATGGATCGCTTAACTCTACGTACACATTAGTATCTTCTCCGTACAATCTATCCCAGCTTTTGTACTTACTGTGACTGGTAGGGCACCGCTTCCCATTGTAGGCAAACCGTGTGAGGGTCATGTCGAAGTCTGAAATCACCTGAAAAAGCAAGAGACGTTGTCAACATATTATCAAGCAAACATCTCAGAATAAATCAAAACACTTGGGTGTGGTACCCATAGAATTATATATACAATCCTAAttgaataggatctctgtggtggGACCTGAATCGTGCTGGTGCCAGCCTTCTGCATGGCCTTGATGATCTCCTCCACCCTCCGAGGGTCCCTCATACACACTGAGGGACTGGACAGCTCCGGGATCTATGGAGGAGGGAGACaaggagtgaggagagaaagaaacagaagaGATAAATATTTCTCCACTACATTGTTATCATTtaccagacactcttatccagagtgacatacaggagcaattaagcttaagtaccttgctcaagggcacattaacAGATTTTCCACCTAGTTGGCGcagagattcaaaccagcaacctttcgattacttaCCCAACACTcataaccattaggctacctgccgcccctaaacACTTATGTGATGATAAACTCTCATATTCACTGAAGGCCACTGTGCTTGCTGCTGTTTACAGCATTTACCATATACAGAGCACAGATTAAAGTGATTTCACAGCAGCCTAGCTTTGGGACACAACATCGGGAGCCCGTGTATTGGTTGGATCAATAACGTCACATCACAGACTCCTGATGTTGTGTCCCAAACCTAACAGCAGTCCTGCTGCGGATAACATCGTATGCATCCAGCTGATACATTGTTAGAATACTGTACTGAGGAGCTGTAGCCTAGAGAGATCTTCACATATCTATCGCATGACATCCCCTCATGTGCAGCTGTTGTCACAGCTAGGACTTGAATTAATGGATTCTTACACTAGGGTAAACTAATACCCCAATCACATACTTAACAAGCATGAACAAGTACTCTGTGTGATTTTACTTTTTGGGATTGTAATGTTATGTCACTGTCACATAACTAGCAATAGAAATTAGGCAGGTAGTTTGTAATAACTAAAGTTACGTttaaatagctagctagccatttcagtCATTCACTCAGTGGCAATCAGGAAAATAAAGTACACATACCATTTTCTAGAGAGATGTTGTTTAATTCAACAAAAGTCCAAAGATCCAAACGATGGATCTAGCTAGAAATTCAATCAATGAGTtatataactagctagctagcatttagcTATGCTGCAATAACCAGTCTACACCGAGGGCTCGCATTTGCTGGTATAAATTGAGGAAGTAAGTGTGTGCGTTTAACATCTTCCCCAGTACCACAAAAGCAGTATTACATGTTCCTAATATAATTTATGTTCTGATAGAGCAGATTAAGAAAGTATTATGGCAAATTGTGTGCTTCTATTTATTCTTAATTCACGTTCTCTCTCACTAAATCTGAAATGGACTGTATTTAATAACACGTATTATGTAGTGTCAAATATTAGTGTTAAATGACTGTTACACATTCACTGTACCATCAGTAGGCATATAAATCAGATAGATCAAATGAAACACAAACTTTTTATGACAAGTGAGGCTGATGCTCTGATTCCATTTGCTCATCGCTGTGATGTAATAATGAACAACTTTGGAACATAATATAAGTGGAACGTTCACAATTCACAATCCTTAGATGAACACAGCTGCCGTAGTAAACCAGCTAAATGTCTAAGCCGAAGAGCTAGCAAAACCCCATTAAATATAGTTTATAATAGATTTATTACGCAAGGAATGAATGAACTGGAAGAGACGGCCACCTCCATCAAATTTCAAAGATGCAACATGGAGAGGAAAATGAGTGCTATGACCTGTACAATCTTTAACGAGCTACGTCTCGAGGGAAAACTCTGTGATGTGGTCATCAAAGTCAATGGCATCGAGTTCAATGCCCACAAGAACATCCTTTGTGGATGCAGCTCATACTTCCGGTGAGTAGCTTCCCTTGGTTGGGATAGGTTGGGTTGGGATGTGCTGGCCAGACGACATTCCCATTCTGGCTTTGAATGAGAATGCGAGAACTTCGTTGATTTATGGTATCTCTGCCTTGGTCCaactctctgtaattattagTTACTTTTGGGGAGTCCTGAGGAACTTTGTTCAATTGCAATGCTGTAGTGAGAAGAATATTGAGTCCTTGAGGATGTTTCTATCTCCCTGTATTATTATAACCCCTGACCCTTGACCCACAGTGCGCTCTTCACAAGCGGCTGGAACAACGTCGAGAAGCGGGTCTACAGCATTCCTGGTGTGAACCCAGACATGATGCGCCTGATCATCGAGTATGCCTACACACGTTCCGTGCCTGTGACTGCAGAGAATGTAGAACCACTCCTGGCGGCTGCAGACCAGTTCTGCATCCTGGGGATCGTGAGGGCCTGCTGCGACTATCTGGAGGCCCAGCTCTGTCTGCAGAACTGCATCGGCATCTGCAAGTTTGCGGACTTCTACTCCTGCCCTGATCTGCGCCGCCGGGCCTACCTCTTCATCCTGCACCACTTTGAGATGGTGCGTTTCTCGGAGGAGTTCATGGAGCTCTCTCTGGCACAGCTCTGTGACATCATCGAGAAGGATGACCTGAATGTGAAGCAGGAGGATGTTGTGTTTGAGGCGGTCCTACGCTGGATCAACCACTCGCCTCAGGACCGCAAGGCCCACGTCTCTGTGCTGCTGCCCAAGGTGAGAGGTGAACAATAGTGTCAATGTTTTACTGTTGGATAACTTTTGTAAGTTTGGGTGTCGGGCTAGTCAACTGCTAACcacacgtctgtctgtctgtgtctgtgtgcttaggtcCGCATGTCCTTGATGACAGCCGACTACTTCATGAACAACGTGAAGAACAATACCCTGGTGAAGGACAATGATGACTGCAAGCCTATCATCATCAGTGCCCTGAAGGCCATGTACGACCTGAACATGAACGGGCCCTCCAACACTGATTTCCGCAACCCTCTGACCCGCCCACGTCTGCCTTATGCCATTCTATTGGCCATCGGTGGCTGGAGCGGTGGCAGCCCCACCAATGGCATTGAGGCGTATGATGCACGGGCTGACCGGTGGGTGAATGTGACccgggaggaggagagccctcgAGCCTACCATGGAGCTGCTTACCTCAATGGCTTTGTCTACTGTGTGGGTGGCTTTGACAGTGTTGACTACTTTAACAGTGTACGTAAGTTCAACCCTGTCACACGGACCTGGCACCAGGTGGCCCCCATGCACTCGCGGCGCTGCTACGTCAGTGTGGCGGTGCTGGATGGCTGTATCTATGCCATGGGTGGCTTTGATGGTTACGTACGACTGAACACCGCTGAGTGTTATGAGCCTGAGACTAATCAGTGGACCCTGATTGCACCCATGCATGAGCAGAGGAGTGATGCCAGTGCTACCACACTACATGGCAAGGTGAGCGGAACAGAGGGACCTGGGAGAGAACTTCATGATGGATAATGACTTTTGATAATAAAATGTTGGCATGATCTTTTCTCTAGGTGTACATCTGCGGTGGCTTCAATGGGAATGAGTGTTTGTTCACAGCAGAGAGTTACAGCCCCCAGACCAACCAGTGGACTCTGACCGCCCCCATGAGAAGCAGGCGCAGTGGTGTGGGGGTCATCGCCTATGCAGAGCAGGTCTATGCGGTGAGCAGAACATTCACATGCACAATGCATTTCAGCACCTTATTCAGTAAGAGCTGAAAGTTAAGAAATATTTGACTCAAGTTTCCTGTCCTCTCCCAGGTCGGCGGCTTCGATGGGGCTAACCGCCTGCGTAACGCTGAGGCCTACAACCCGCTGACCAACACATGGCGCACGGTGCCCACCATGTTCAACCCGCGCAGCAACTTTGGCATTGAGGTGGTGGACGACCTCCTGTTCGTGGTGGGGGGCTTCAATGGCTTCACCACTACCTTCAACGTGGAGTGCTATGACGAGAAAACAGAGGAGTGGTACGACGCCCACGACATGGGCATCTTCCGCAGTGCCCTCAGCTGCTGCGTGGTGCACGGGCTGCCCAACGTGGCCCAGTACGCAGCCCCCCGGGACTCCCTCCAGTCCCCCCGGGAAGAGCTGAAGCTCTCCGCTTCCAACAGCATCCTGTCTGTGTGACGTCCCCTCGCCCCTATCCCCCACCCTTACCCCTTCCTGCCCACCGTATCCCACTTACCACTGGCATTTATCATGCGCAAATAAATCCACTACTGCATGTCCCAGAGAAAATCCCATATATCTATATAAATGTCTATATTTCTTATTGCATCTGCAAGGGTGATTGTACTattctttttctactgtattagtAGAAGGGAAGATTGACTGTACTGAATTTGTAACTGTGCTTGGCTCATGCCCAATGACTCTGTGCATAGTACATAGCACTGTTTAATGTCCAtgtagaggcctctagtggccaaaaggctgTTTTAGAATTGGCAGCGCCATCGAGGGCTTCCAACATTTTAATGTTGTCAACCTGGTGGGACTTCCAACATTATTGGCTGATCCCTCatggtcatcaggagggatcagccaattgtgaagaagaaaatggactacttaAACATGGAGATTGCCCCAATGACACTGCCCATGCTCTCATAGATGCTATATTGGGATGctttctctatcattctctatgctttgtaacatttttttacaaataattaAAAAAGGAGGTTGTCACGTTGGAGGAGAACATTCCACCCAAGGAAAAGACAGATGTATATAAAGCTAGTCTTGAAAACTGCCCAATAATATTGACATTCAGAATTTAGATAACCCCTTACACAAGATAGATGGGAAACCAAGGTTGTATAAAAAAAATTGCCATTTTAATTGCAAGTGATGACatcagcatttttttttttacatccaatATATTGACACAATGCCAGACTGCCACATGCAAagcaaaatatatatttcctACATATGTCAATAATATTCTTTCAAATGCTATGCAAGAGGAACAAAACTGAGGAAATACACTTTCATTGCATTCTCAAAATTATAGTGCTTTACGTTATAAATTAGCTTCAGGGATAGTGCTTATAACAATCAATGAACTCTTGAACTCAATGGCAACACATTCACCTTGATATGGTCATTCCACTCAGTAACATAAGGATACCCTCTAGTCTATACCAGTGGTTCACAATCTTTTTTggttaccaccaactgaattttgctctgcccagaatccccccccccccccccccccccccccccccccccccccccccccccactgtgcaTTTTACCACTAACCCTATGGACTCAGTCTTTTCAAGTACctcctgtggataggccaagtacccctggttgggaaccactggtctataCAGCTCATCTGACCGTCTTTGGAGGGTGAGGAGAACATACACCAATGTGGCAGGATCTCTCAGATGAACCCCTGAATAAGCCTGAGGTACAGCAACAGGTTTCTCTCACACTTCACTTCACATCACATTCATTTTGGTTTACTATGCACTGTAGTGTACATATTTTCTCACATGGGAACAGAATAGATTATCGGCTGGTGTTGGATTCAATGATCAATTAAAAGAAAAAAAATGCAAATCGGCCATATCTGCAGACAAATATGACAGGTAAACCCACtcggacataaatattacaaaCTGATTAAGGGGTAGACAAGTGCACTACGAA includes the following:
- the LOC139421160 gene encoding cytosolic 5'-nucleotidase 3-like; protein product: MIPELSSPSVCMRDPRRVEEIIKAMQKAGTSTIQVISDFDMTLTRFAYNGKRCPTSHNILDNSKLISEECKAQLKDLLNTYYPIEIDSKRTAEEKLPLMVEWWTKAHTLLVQQRIRKDLLKDMVKESDVMLREGYQLFFDHLQEHSIPLLIFSAGLGDVLEEVIRQAGVFHPNVKVFSNYMDFDETGVLKAFKGELIHIYNKREGALLNTGHFQELKSRHNVLLVGDSLGDLTMADGVHSMENILKIGFLNDKVEERKTSYLNAYDIVLVKDETMEVPNALLLHLTSTK
- the LOC139422204 gene encoding kelch-like protein 10, producing the protein MNELEETATSIKFQRCNMERKMSAMTCTIFNELRLEGKLCDVVIKVNGIEFNAHKNILCGCSSYFRALFTSGWNNVEKRVYSIPGVNPDMMRLIIEYAYTRSVPVTAENVEPLLAAADQFCILGIVRACCDYLEAQLCLQNCIGICKFADFYSCPDLRRRAYLFILHHFEMVRFSEEFMELSLAQLCDIIEKDDLNVKQEDVVFEAVLRWINHSPQDRKAHVSVLLPKVRMSLMTADYFMNNVKNNTLVKDNDDCKPIIISALKAMYDLNMNGPSNTDFRNPLTRPRLPYAILLAIGGWSGGSPTNGIEAYDARADRWVNVTREEESPRAYHGAAYLNGFVYCVGGFDSVDYFNSVRKFNPVTRTWHQVAPMHSRRCYVSVAVLDGCIYAMGGFDGYVRLNTAECYEPETNQWTLIAPMHEQRSDASATTLHGKVYICGGFNGNECLFTAESYSPQTNQWTLTAPMRSRRSGVGVIAYAEQVYAVGGFDGANRLRNAEAYNPLTNTWRTVPTMFNPRSNFGIEVVDDLLFVVGGFNGFTTTFNVECYDEKTEEWYDAHDMGIFRSALSCCVVHGLPNVAQYAAPRDSLQSPREELKLSASNSILSV